In Sphingobacterium sp. R2, the genomic stretch AACCGAAGCTATAGCAGCGTTTGCCGCTGCTTTATCCGAATAGACCATTGCTTCGGCATCCTTTGTAGCAGCGTCTTCAGAAGTCTTCATCGCTTCTTCGTTCGCATCTGCCGCTTTTTCTTCCGCATGTTCCATATTTTCAGCCGCCTTTTCCTGTGGCGTCTGGTTATTACACGATGCTAACAATGTTAAAGCGGCTAGGGATGCAAATAATGTTTTGTTTGAAATCATAATATTCTTTATTTAGTGAAGTTTTTTAAATAACAAGATTTATCTGTAAATAGTTTTCTTTTTTATAATTTAACGAAGGTTTTAATTAACGATAGCCTATTAATGGTATACCGAAAGTTGTTTTTTCATCGTCTTACGAATAAAATGGATACGTGTTTTGATCGTTCCCTCGGGCATATTCATATATTCCGCGATTTCATAGTATTTAAATCCTTCCAGAAACATATTAAAAATTTCATAATTTTCATGTGAAAGTTGATTTAACGCTTTCTGAATATCATCTAAAATAAACTTAGTTGTGCTTGCATTTGTCGAAGTAGATTCATTCATTACAAGGGACGCATACTCATGATGATAATTTTCGGTCCTTTTCGTTTTTCTATAATGATTAATATAGATGTTCCGCATGATTACGTATAACCAAGAACCTACTTTTGGATTATGCATCAGCTTTTCAATTGATTTTAATGCATTAACCATGGTGTCCTGTATGAGGTCATTCTTAATCTCAGGATCCGAGGTGAATTGTGAAGCGAAATTTTTGAGCAAACCTCTCTTTTCTCTAAAAAATGAATTTATTTCGATATGTTGCATATTGTTATTTAATAATCTTAATGAATACTGGTCAGTCAGTACAACAACAGTGCAGTTTTTTGTCAAAAATGCCTATTTATAAGCTTCTGCACTATCTTCAAGTAAATATTACGGGATATGTGATTTATACTTAAATTTGCTTAGGTATTCTGATTATGAGTGTTATAGATGCTGTAATTTTTTCCATTGTTTAAAAACATCCAAAAAACAAAACCGTATAAAACTTTTCCGAGTAGCGTTTTATCGCTCAACCAGTTTATCAACGTTATTTATACGCTGACAAGTTGAAGGAACAACGTAATCGGATCGCTAATTTCATATACTTGTCTAGTTTGACAAATATCGAACTAGACAAGTATCGAACGTTCTTAAAAGGATTAATAGAATGAATAAATTTGAGGTGGGTGGTGCAGTGACTGTATATACTGAATAGCAGCAATTCGGGCTTGTTCTAAAATTGTGAATTGCTGCTAATAGATTTAAATCATTGCGCTATACAGAAGAATGCTGCAGGGGGGCGAATAAACACCTATTTCAATTTTTCCGATTTCAATTTTCCTGACTACGGAAAGAATGCTGTTGATTAGAATCCTGTCGAACAAGTCTTTCAGTGGTTTCTCAAGATGGAGTTATAGCTGTGTGATCGGCAGTATGATATTTTAGATTCGTGTTAAAATTTTTTTCTGCCTTTTCTATCTCTCTTTCGCTTACTATTTTTCGCAGTGATTGGCTTGAAAATCTATTTTTGTTTTTGGTGTAATGAATTTCAATTCCTTCTGAAACACAGTAATCTCTCCCTGAAAAATCTACAGCCTTATACTCTTCACCTATAAAGTATTTGTGTACAGGAAGCGACTGAAGCATATCCGTAATATCATCATCAGACTCATACGGAATAATCTCGTCAACAAAGTGGCAGCCTTCTAATTTGATAAACCTTTCAACCATAGTTTGTGCAGCATCATGATTATCGTTTTCTTGTATTTTTGAGTCTGTCTTAAGACCTACAATAAGATAATCGCATTGACTCTTAGCTTCCTGAAGGGCCACAATATGGCCTACATGCAACATGTCGAATACCCCAAATATAATACCTATTATCATATGTTAATTGTTAAATTATGCATTTATCCGCTTCAAAGCGTAATTTGGTGCCTCATTTATACTCACTACAGCACCTTTGTTGTTTTTTTCTTTGGATGCAATTATTTTCCGTAAAGACGAACTCGAAAATCTATTTTCCCTTCTGTTGAAATATAGTTCTATCCCTTTGTCTTCGCAATATTTTCTGCCTGTAAATGCTTTATCCATATATTCGTCTCCCAAAATGCGAACATGAACCTTGAACGATTGTAATACATCTTCTAAGTCCTGTTCAGTAGCATATGGTATAATCATATCAACGTGCTTGCACGCTTTCAACTGCATATAGCGTTCAAATACAGATTGGGTCGGCTTATTCTTTTCTGGGCGATCGAGAGTAGGATCTGTTTGTAATCCGCAGATCAAAAAGTCGCATTGTTCTCTGGCATCTTCGAGCATCTTAATGTGACCTGCATGAAGCAAATCAAAAGCAGAAAACGTAATTCCTATTTTTTTCATGTGTATAATATTTTTTAAACTGCAATTATTGAAGAAGTACTGTAAGAACGCAACTCACGCAAATTCGTTTTAATTTTAAAATGTTTTTTTGCTTTACCGTTTTTTATAAATCATAACCTTTTTTTCTTAAAAATCCAATGAACTAAAATTGGCGAAAGATGTTCTGATTTAAAAAGATATCAGCAAGCCATGCACACAACTAAAAAAGTGTCTATTAATACGCCACATACCACATACAGGATTCAGTTTCATAAAGATTTCAACTTCTCAGACTTCAAAAGTGTAATTCCTTATCTCCGAGATCTAGGTATAGATACAATTTACGCTTCACCTATTTTCCAGTCGACTCCTGGGAGCATTCATGGCTATGATGGTGTAAATTTTAATCGGATAAATAACGAGTTGGGTAATCTAGAAGATCTGAAATCGATTAAGGATCTATTGAATAAATACCAAATTAAATGGTTACAAGACATTGTTCCAAACCATATGGCATTTCATCCAACAAATGAATGGCTTATGAATGTTCTGGAATTTGGTCAATCATCGAAATTTAGCACTTTTTTTGATACCTGTTATAGTGCAGGTTTGTTTGAGAAGGGCAAGTTGATGGTCCCTATATTGACAGATAATCTGGATGAAGCGATTTCAAAAAACGAAATCATTATCATTTTTTTGGATAATAGTCTTCAGCTGTCTTATAAGGGAAACCATTACCCAATTTCTCCTGAATCTTATAGTGTTATCCTCAAGGATTATTTACAGGCTACACCATCTAATTTTGAGGGACTTTTGACTCAGATAAATACCGTTCAAGCCGATGGAGATCATGAAGAATGGAAAGTATTGCGTGCTCAAATTTTTAATAAACTGACGAAAAGAAAGTTAAAGAAAATTCTCGATCAATTTAATAGTAATTTGAATGATGTTGATGCGTTGGTCAACGCTCAACATTATGAACTTTGCCCTTGGTGGATCACAAACGAAAAAATAAATTTCAGACGTTTCTTTACAGTAAATGAACTCATTTGTTTAAATGTACAAGATGATAATGTATTCAATGAATCCCATAAGCTGATAAAAACACTGGTTAAAGAGGGAGTGATTGACGGATTGAGGATTGATCATATCGATGGACTTTACAATCCGACCGCCTATCTGTATAATTTGAGGAAGTCTGTTGGCTCAGCGACATACATAGTTGCTGAGAAAATATTGGAGCATGGAGAAGTGCTACCCCATGAATGGCCAATACAGGGAACAACAGGGTACGACTTCTTATCGATGTGCAATAATGTCTTAACATCAAAATCTGGAAAGAAAATTTTAGATAAATATTATACGAAATTAGTTGGCAAAAATTCATCTATTGCGGAACAACAATATTTAAAAAAGTCTGCAATTCTCAATAAACACATGCAGGGCGAGCTTGGAAACCTCACAAAGTTACTGTCAAGTATTTTACGTATTAATAGCAAAGTTAAAAAAAAACAGCTAAAAGATATTTTACAATCATTCTTATCATCTTTTCCAATTTACCGCGTTTACGATGATCACTTTCCGTTGTCTGCATCAACCTACAAATTGTTTTTATCAATTTTTGAAAAATTAACGCATATTTCTGAGCTTGACCAAACTCTGGTTAATCAGTTCAAGAATCTCTTTGAACAGGCACAGGTGAATTATCAGTCGGAAACCCAAAGTGATCTGTTAGAATTTTTCATGCGTTGTATGCAATTGACAGGTCCTGTAATGGCGAAGGGGGTGGAAGATACTTTAATGTTTACGTATAACCGCTTTATTGGCCATAATGAAGTGGGCGATCATCCAGGGAATTGGGGTGTGAGTAAAAAGGAATTTCATAAAATGATGCAGGAGCGCCAGATGAACTGGTCTCTGTCAATGAATGCAAGTTCGACTCACGATACCAAACGCGGTGAAGATGCGCGTAGTCGTCTTTTAGTACTAACCGCTATGGCGCAAAGGTGGATTAAAGAAGTGAAAATCTGGCACGATGTCGTCCGTAGCGAATATCCAAGAGATCTTCCGCATCCAAATGATGAATACTTTATCTATCAGTCTCTGGTCGCTTCTTTTCCCATGGAACAGAGTGATTCCAATATATCCTTAGCATTTGAAAAGCGCTTTTTAGACTACTTGGTTAAATATCTCCGAGAGGGGAAAGAACGATCTAGCTGGGAGAGTCCAAATGTGGACTATGAAACTTCTGTTCAGGAGTTCGCCACTTTCCTGCTGGACAAAGACCGTCCATTTTTTACCAGCTTTTATCAGTTCTTAGAAGTGGTGGCCGATTTTGGTGTCATAAATTCGCTTACTCAGCAAATTTTAAAGTTTGCTTGCCCTGGCGTACCTGACATCTATCAGGGTTCAGAGCTTTGGAACCATAGTTTTGTCGATCCGGACAATCGAAGACCCATAGATTATACGCGTAGGAAGGAGATTTTGTCTGCTATTGAAAATGGGGATAAAAAGATACTTATCCAAGATCTATGGAAAGATAGGTTTGATGGAAAAATTAAATTATGGTTAGTAAAAGAATTGGTGAAACTGCGTAAGGAACACCGTGCGCTCGCATCAGATGGTAGTTACATACCCCTTAAGGTAACTGGTCGCTTTCGTAATAATATTTTAGCATTCGCGCGTAGATCGGGTGAGGAATGGATAGTTGTAGTTGTTCCCTTAAATCTCGCAGAAACCGGCGATATCTCAGAATTTGTTGTTGGTTCGTTTGATTGGTCTGATACGAAAATTCATCTGTTATCAAACCATTCCGTGGCCTGGAAGCATATCCTTACGGGATCACAGGGCGAAGGAATGGACATTGCTGTCAATACGATATTTTCGGATCTTCCAATGGCCATCATAAGTTATACGGATTGTCCACCTCAGCGGAGCTCGGGCATTTTGATGCATGTTAGTTCAATTCCATCTCCTTTCGGGATAGGAGATTTGGGCGCAGAAGCTAGACGATTTGTGAAGCAACTTTACCGAAGCGGTCAAAGCTGGTGGCAAGTTCTTCCATTGGGCCCTACGGATGCTACACAATTCCATTCCCCTTATAGCACGCTGAGTAGCAGGGCCGGAAATCCATTATTCATAGATCTACGGGAGATGATAAAATTAGGTCTGCTCCAAAAGGATGAAATAAAACACTTAAAAAGTAAGGTATCGCCAACGATAAATTTTGCTGAAGTAGTTTTGGAAAAATACCAACTATTGGAACATGCCTATAATCGTTTGCCAGCTCATAAAGGATTTGAATTTTCCGATTTTATAGATCGCGAATCGAAATGGTTAAATGACTATGCACTTTTCAAGGTTTTAAAAAATAAAAATGGAAATAAACCGTGGTATGAGTGGCCAAAGCCTTATAAACATCGCGAAAGTGCCGCGCTGACCAATTTTGCTGCTG encodes the following:
- the treY gene encoding malto-oligosyltrehalose synthase, with protein sequence MHTTKKVSINTPHTTYRIQFHKDFNFSDFKSVIPYLRDLGIDTIYASPIFQSTPGSIHGYDGVNFNRINNELGNLEDLKSIKDLLNKYQIKWLQDIVPNHMAFHPTNEWLMNVLEFGQSSKFSTFFDTCYSAGLFEKGKLMVPILTDNLDEAISKNEIIIIFLDNSLQLSYKGNHYPISPESYSVILKDYLQATPSNFEGLLTQINTVQADGDHEEWKVLRAQIFNKLTKRKLKKILDQFNSNLNDVDALVNAQHYELCPWWITNEKINFRRFFTVNELICLNVQDDNVFNESHKLIKTLVKEGVIDGLRIDHIDGLYNPTAYLYNLRKSVGSATYIVAEKILEHGEVLPHEWPIQGTTGYDFLSMCNNVLTSKSGKKILDKYYTKLVGKNSSIAEQQYLKKSAILNKHMQGELGNLTKLLSSILRINSKVKKKQLKDILQSFLSSFPIYRVYDDHFPLSASTYKLFLSIFEKLTHISELDQTLVNQFKNLFEQAQVNYQSETQSDLLEFFMRCMQLTGPVMAKGVEDTLMFTYNRFIGHNEVGDHPGNWGVSKKEFHKMMQERQMNWSLSMNASSTHDTKRGEDARSRLLVLTAMAQRWIKEVKIWHDVVRSEYPRDLPHPNDEYFIYQSLVASFPMEQSDSNISLAFEKRFLDYLVKYLREGKERSSWESPNVDYETSVQEFATFLLDKDRPFFTSFYQFLEVVADFGVINSLTQQILKFACPGVPDIYQGSELWNHSFVDPDNRRPIDYTRRKEILSAIENGDKKILIQDLWKDRFDGKIKLWLVKELVKLRKEHRALASDGSYIPLKVTGRFRNNILAFARRSGEEWIVVVVPLNLAETGDISEFVVGSFDWSDTKIHLLSNHSVAWKHILTGSQGEGMDIAVNTIFSDLPMAIISYTDCPPQRSSGILMHVSSIPSPFGIGDLGAEARRFVKQLYRSGQSWWQVLPLGPTDATQFHSPYSTLSSRAGNPLFIDLREMIKLGLLQKDEIKHLKSKVSPTINFAEVVLEKYQLLEHAYNRLPAHKGFEFSDFIDRESKWLNDYALFKVLKNKNGNKPWYEWPKPYKHRESAALTNFAAEFQDELQQEKWFQFLFFKQWDDLRKFARDYGIRLIGDIPFYVAYDSADVWVNPHYFSLQPDGDMKSVAGVPPDYFNAEGQLWGMPTFNWESLQHDGYQWWIDRLAHNCSLFDILRLDHFRAFSSYWEVPSQEDSAKNGKWLAGPGEAFFEQVKINLENMPFIVEDLGDVDAAVYNLRDRFKFPGMAVLQFAFGEDMSRSPHIPHQYLRNSVAYTGTHDNDTTLSWYNQDLSLSSKINMKNYFGKIVDSENVNDVLIRSIYASVADKVIVPMQDILNLDGSCRMNRPASTVGNWLWRMHKRAFTSEIQEKILNYNRLYNR
- a CDS encoding sigma-70 family RNA polymerase sigma factor, which gives rise to MQHIEINSFFREKRGLLKNFASQFTSDPEIKNDLIQDTMVNALKSIEKLMHNPKVGSWLYVIMRNIYINHYRKTKRTENYHHEYASLVMNESTSTNASTTKFILDDIQKALNQLSHENYEIFNMFLEGFKYYEIAEYMNMPEGTIKTRIHFIRKTMKKQLSVYH
- a CDS encoding adenylyltransferase/cytidyltransferase family protein, coding for MIIGIIFGVFDMLHVGHIVALQEAKSQCDYLIVGLKTDSKIQENDNHDAAQTMVERFIKLEGCHFVDEIIPYESDDDITDMLQSLPVHKYFIGEEYKAVDFSGRDYCVSEGIEIHYTKNKNRFSSQSLRKIVSEREIEKAEKNFNTNLKYHTADHTAITPS
- a CDS encoding adenylyltransferase/cytidyltransferase family protein; protein product: MKKIGITFSAFDLLHAGHIKMLEDAREQCDFLICGLQTDPTLDRPEKNKPTQSVFERYMQLKACKHVDMIIPYATEQDLEDVLQSFKVHVRILGDEYMDKAFTGRKYCEDKGIELYFNRRENRFSSSSLRKIIASKEKNNKGAVVSINEAPNYALKRINA